GGTGGCGAGGGCGGCGGCGAGCAGCATCCGGCGGGCGGCGGTGCGCAGCCGGTCCTCGACGGTCCAGGACGCCGCCCCGCCGGGCCCGGCGGGGACGTCGTGCCACCAGCGGATCTCGTCGCTGGGCACGGCGAGGGAGAGGAGGACCTCGCGGGCGGAGGGCGAGCCGCTGCGGGACAGGGCGTGCAGGGCCTCGCCGAGCAGGTCGTCGCTGTCGGGGAAGGCGCGGCTCTCCGGCACCAGCAGGCTGATCCCGCCGCCGCCCGGTCCTGGCGGGGTCCAGCGGCCGTAGCGGCCGGGGGCGCCGCCGCGCCGCCGCCAGCCGTGGCGGCGCAGCAGGGCGCCGAGCACGGCCGGGTCGACGTCGACGGGCTCGGGCGGGGCGCCGCTCCAGGCGGGGTCCGCGGGGTGGGGCCGGGCGGGCCTCGCCGGCTCCTCGGTCGGGCGGTGCGTCACGGTCTTCCTCCCGTCCCGACCCGCGTCATGATCTCGCACAGCGCCCGGTCGTCGAAGATGCGTGAAGTCGGTATGCGCACGGTGGTGCGGCGGCGGCCGGTGATCGGCTGCCCGGCGAGGTTGGTCCAGTAGCAGCAGTGCCTCAGGTCGAGCCGGTCGTGGCTGGCGCGCAGCCAGTCGCCCTGGGAGCGCGGCACCAGCATCACCACCAGGATCTTGTGCACCGACACGGGGGTGCGGGCGAGCTTCGCCAGGTGGTCGTTGTCCAGCGTGAAGGAGAAGGTGCGGCCCGGTGGGTTGGGCGGCACCTGGTAGGTGGCCTTGAGCTGCACCTTGATGGTGACCTCGTCGTCGACCGTGTGCCCGGGGGCGCTGTGGCTGACGTGCCAGTCGATGCCGTTGTCGGGAAAGGGCTGGGACAGCGAGCAGCCGGCGGCCGCCGCGACGGCGTGCAGATAGCCGACCTGCAGTGTCTCCATGCAGGCGGTGGTGGCGAGAGTGCCGCGAGAGGGAGCCGTGCGCTCGGGCAGCAGCCCGCCCCGTTCGGGCTGCGCTATGGCCATGGCCAACAGCCTTCCAGAACAAGTGATTCCCCGCTGCGGGCCGCTGAACTGCAACAACCCGTACTCCTGTTGTCTCCTTCCGGCGTACGGCGCAAACAGCCCGGGTATCACCGGATCGGGCAGCGGACGGTGCGTCAACTGCCGAAGGTCATCGAGGGGTTGTGTGGCTATGACGACGTGCTGGTACGAGGGGGCGCTGGCCGCCTTCGACACGGAGACGACGGGCGTGGACGTCGAGACCGACCGGATCGTGTCGGCCGCCGTCGTCGTCCAGGACGCGCCGGGTGTCCGGCCGCGGGTGAGCCGCTGGCTGGTGAACCCCGGGGTGCCGGTGCCCGCCGAGGCGACGGCCGTGCACGGGCTGACGGAGGATCACCTCCAGCGCAACGGCCGGTGGCCGTCGCCGGTGATGTACGAGATAGCTCAGGCGCTGGCCGAGCAGGCGCACGCGGGCCGCCCGGTCGTGGTGATGAACGCGCCGTTCGATCTGACGCTGCTGGACCGGGAGTTGCGGCGCCATCGCGCCTCGTCTCTGGGCCGCTGGTTCGAGTCGGCGCCGCTGTTCGTGCTCGACCCGCGGGTCCTGGACAAGCACCTGGACCGCTATCGCAAGGGCCGCCGCACGCTGACCGACCTGTGCGCGCACTACGGCGTCGCCCTGGAGGGCGCGCACGACGCGGCGGCCGACGCGGTGGCGGCGCTGGAGGTGACCCGGGCGGTGGGCCGCCGTTTCGCGTCCCGGCTGGAGCGCCTCGCGCCGGGCGAGCTGCACACGCTGCAGGCGGTGTGGCACGCGGCGCAAGCGCGGGGGCTGCAGGCGTGGTTCGCGCGCAGCGGGGTGGACGAGGCGGTCGATCCTGCGTGGCCGCTGCGTCCGGACCTGCCGGCGGCGGCCTGACCACGTACCCGGCATGGCGCCAGCGAGGGCATGAAAAAACCGGTCCGTCTGCGACGGACCGGCTGTTTCCGGTGGGCGATACTGGGTTCGAACCAGTGACCTCTTCGGTGTGAACGAAGCGCTCTCCCACTGAGCTAATCGCCCGGGAACGCACTGAACAATACAGGTCCCGGCACGTTTCCTTCAAACCGCTTCGAGGTGCCTGAGCAGTCCGCGCCGCCCGGAGCGCATCATCAGCGCGTGGTTGGCGCGGAACAGGGGCCGCCCCGGTACGGCGAACCGCCTGAGCAGCGGCTTGGTCACGGTCACGACCTGGTCGTACCGCGCGAGGCTGCCCGGCCCGAGCGGCGTCACGGTCCAGCGGGCCCAGCCCTCCATGTCGCCGGACAGCGCGATCTCCAGCACACCGGCCCGTGGGTCGCGCCGCACCTCCCGCGCCGTGAACGTCATGTCGTACGGCAGGACGGACCGGACCCGGACGACCCCGCTGGTGTCGTCGAGCCGGGTCACCTCCCGGACCTCGCGCCACCACTTGGGGTAGTCCTCGGCCCGCTCCAGCACCTCGTACACGGCGGCCGGCGGCGCGGGCAGGGGCCACAGGCTGCGGAAACGGTAGTGGTTCCAGTCCATGCCCGCAGTCTGCCCACTCACCGCGTTCGGCTGCCTGAGTACGCGCCTGAGTATCCGCGCTCATGCCCTGCGGGGTGACCCGGGCCACACTGCGTGCCATGACGCACCTTCCGCCCCCGGCCGAGGAACTGCGGCTCCTCGACGCCGAACTGCGGCAACTGGACGCCCGCCGGGCCCAGTTGCTGACCCGCCGCGCCTGGCTCGTCGCGGCCCTGCGGCAGACGGCACAGCCGTCGCGGCCCTGGGCGCACCCGCGGACGCCGTCCGCGGCGCCGCCCCGCCCCGAGACCGCCGCGCCCAGCGTGCAGAACGTGCTCCTGGTGCTCGGCGGTGTCCTGCTCACGCTCGCGGCGGCGGTGTTCACGCTGGTCAGCTGGGGGCACATGGGCATCGCCGGGCGGGCCCTGGTGCTCGGCGCCGTCACGCTGGCCGCGCTCGCCGCCCCCGTGCCCCTGCTGAAGCGCGGGCTGCGGTCGACGGCGGAGTCCCTGGCGGGGCTCGGGCTCGCGCTGACGGTCCTGGACGCCTACGCGCTGCACGAGGCCGCCCTTCCCGGGACGGACGGGACGGGGTACGCAGCGGCCGCGGCTGCGGTGCTGGCGGTGGCCTGGTCGGCGTACGGTCTGCTGCCCGCCGCGGCCGCACTGCGGCTGCCGCTGCCGGCCGCGCTGGGGGCAGCCCAGTTCCCGCTGCTGCTGTGGGCACTCGCCGCCGACGCGAGTCCGTATGTGATAACGGCGGCACTGCTGGTGACGGCCGGGCTGGACGCGGTGGTGGCGCTGCGGGTGTCGACCGCTTCCGTACGGATGTCGGCGGTCGTCGGCGCGTACGCCGTGGGTGGCTGGGGCGTCCTGGGCGCGGGCTGGCTGTCCCTGACGGCCGACGGCCCGGGGGCCGCCACGCGGGCCGGGGCGCTGCTCCTTCTCGCGGCGGGGATCACGCTGGGCGCGGCCTGGCGGATGCCGGGCGCGCGGCACGCCCTCGGCCTGGCGATCGCCTCGGGGCTGCTCACCGTGGCGGCGCTCGGCGGAGTGGTCCGCTCCGGGGTGTCGTCGGAGTGGGCGGTGCCGGCCCATCTGGTCCTCGGTGTCGCCCTGCTGACGGCGGTGCGGGTGAGCCGGCTGCCCGACGCGGTACGGCAGGGTTTCGTCTGGGCGTCCGGTGCCGTGCAGGCGCTGGCGCTGGTGTGGGCGCTGCCCGTCGTCGCCCTGGTGGTGCTGGGGCCGGCCGGGTGGCTGGGGCGGGTGTGGAGCGGGGCGCCGATCGACGCCCG
This genomic stretch from Streptomyces sp. Go-475 harbors:
- a CDS encoding DUF4365 domain-containing protein, encoding MAIAQPERGGLLPERTAPSRGTLATTACMETLQVGYLHAVAAAAGCSLSQPFPDNGIDWHVSHSAPGHTVDDEVTIKVQLKATYQVPPNPPGRTFSFTLDNDHLAKLARTPVSVHKILVVMLVPRSQGDWLRASHDRLDLRHCCYWTNLAGQPITGRRRTTVRIPTSRIFDDRALCEIMTRVGTGGRP
- a CDS encoding 3'-5' exonuclease — encoded protein: MTTCWYEGALAAFDTETTGVDVETDRIVSAAVVVQDAPGVRPRVSRWLVNPGVPVPAEATAVHGLTEDHLQRNGRWPSPVMYEIAQALAEQAHAGRPVVVMNAPFDLTLLDRELRRHRASSLGRWFESAPLFVLDPRVLDKHLDRYRKGRRTLTDLCAHYGVALEGAHDAAADAVAALEVTRAVGRRFASRLERLAPGELHTLQAVWHAAQARGLQAWFARSGVDEAVDPAWPLRPDLPAAA
- a CDS encoding SRPBCC family protein codes for the protein MDWNHYRFRSLWPLPAPPAAVYEVLERAEDYPKWWREVREVTRLDDTSGVVRVRSVLPYDMTFTAREVRRDPRAGVLEIALSGDMEGWARWTVTPLGPGSLARYDQVVTVTKPLLRRFAVPGRPLFRANHALMMRSGRRGLLRHLEAV